The proteins below are encoded in one region of Andreesenia angusta:
- a CDS encoding OsmC family protein has protein sequence MSLTVFRGTAKLMEGMAVECQSGDHRFVLDEPKELGGSDTGMNPIAATLCALGACQAIVASCYAKAKGIELEEYWVEVEGDLDVRGFQGDKTVKPGIQAIRCKSHVKAKNSRAEIEEFVKFVEETCPVGDTIKNSASISSEIVIEG, from the coding sequence ATGTCATTAACTGTATTCAGGGGAACAGCGAAATTAATGGAAGGTATGGCTGTAGAGTGCCAATCAGGAGACCACAGGTTTGTGCTAGACGAGCCTAAGGAATTAGGTGGATCAGATACAGGAATGAATCCAATAGCAGCAACGCTGTGCGCGCTAGGTGCATGTCAAGCTATTGTAGCATCTTGCTATGCAAAGGCAAAAGGAATAGAACTAGAAGAGTACTGGGTTGAAGTTGAAGGGGATTTAGATGTTCGTGGATTCCAAGGAGATAAGACAGTGAAGCCTGGAATTCAAGCAATAAGATGTAAATCTCATGTCAAAGCCAAAAACTCAAGAGCAGAAATAGAGGAATTTGTAAAGTTTGTAGAAGAAACTTGCCCTGTCGGAGATACTATAAAGAATTCGGCGTCAATATCTTCTGAAATTGTTATAGAAGGCTAA
- a CDS encoding ZIP family metal transporter — MIEWIGRFSHVQQALLATMFTWGVTALGASLVFFFKTINKKVLNGMLGFAAGVMIAASFWSLLAPGIEMAEELGQVAYITAAIGFLSGGGFLYAVDKLLPHLHMGLDTNKAEGIKTNWQRSILLVLAITLHNIPEGLAVGVAFGAVASDLGTGASLAGAVALAIGIGLQNFPEGAAVSIPLRREGFSRKKAFLYGQASGIVEPISGVVGAYAVIKMQHILPYALAFAAGAMIYVVVEELIPEAQREEGGSKTDIATLGCLFGFTVMMILDVALG, encoded by the coding sequence ATGATTGAATGGATAGGACGATTCAGCCACGTTCAGCAGGCGTTGCTTGCAACTATGTTCACCTGGGGAGTCACTGCGCTTGGAGCTTCGCTCGTTTTCTTCTTTAAAACTATAAACAAGAAAGTTCTCAATGGAATGCTAGGATTTGCGGCTGGAGTAATGATAGCTGCAAGTTTCTGGTCGCTGCTTGCACCGGGTATAGAGATGGCAGAAGAGCTAGGACAGGTTGCATATATTACAGCGGCGATAGGTTTTTTGTCAGGGGGAGGATTTCTCTACGCAGTAGACAAGTTGCTTCCCCACCTGCATATGGGACTTGATACAAACAAGGCCGAAGGAATAAAGACAAACTGGCAGAGAAGCATACTGCTAGTGTTGGCCATAACTCTTCACAACATACCGGAGGGTCTGGCAGTAGGGGTGGCTTTCGGAGCAGTAGCCTCAGACCTAGGAACAGGCGCCTCACTCGCTGGGGCTGTGGCGCTCGCAATAGGAATAGGGCTTCAGAACTTCCCGGAGGGAGCTGCAGTCTCTATTCCTCTTAGACGAGAGGGATTCAGCAGAAAAAAAGCCTTTCTATATGGGCAGGCTTCGGGGATTGTAGAGCCTATATCCGGCGTTGTAGGTGCCTATGCGGTCATAAAGATGCAGCATATACTGCCTTATGCGCTGGCGTTTGCGGCAGGAGCTATGATATACGTAGTGGTGGAAGAACTTATTCCAGAGGCACAGAGAGAAGAGGGTGGATCTAAGACGGACATCGCCACTCTGGGATGTCTGTTCGGATTTACAGTGATGATGATTCTAGACGTGGCGCTTGGATAG